Proteins encoded in a region of the Streptomyces violaceoruber genome:
- a CDS encoding non-ribosomal peptide synthetase yields the protein MSQQPTRARGKIEDILPLSPLQEGFVFLGLLHTEGPDLYIGQVAFDLEGPFDGARMREAARALLRRHANLRAGFRQRKNGAWAQLVLRDVDLPWQDADLSTLSEEERRAEADRLAAADRARRFDLGRPPLLRFTAIRLSADRVRLVMTNHHIVLDGWSMPVLLRELMALYAAEGDPSALPRVRPYRDYLAWLDVRDRDAARDAWRRSLSGLDEATLLAPDAGPASTAPSQVSFTVDSEVSGALSAWARGQGVTMNTAVQGAWALALAQATGRDDVVFGATVSGRPPELPGVESMIGLFINTLPVRARLDQAEPLGDLFRRLQNEQARLLDHQWPGLADIQHWAGHGELFDTAMVFQNYPVEEGDLTAPADPDRLRVASADIKGGTHFAVNVVATMRGAELSFRVDYRPDLYDEAYARDFGRRMLRVLETLISDPDRPVAHLDTLDPAARERVLVEWNGAPTELPGTPLHELISEQARLTPDAVAVVCDGTSLTYAELDRRANQLARHLLEQGLGAEDFVAIALHKSLDAVTSMLAVLKTGAAYLPIDPDYPAERITYMLDDARPALTLREPIPAAAYGHRPTDDVTDAERRTPWSARHAAYMIYTSGSTGRPKGVVIEHHALATYLHRARSTYSAMTGVTVLHSPLAFDLTITALWTPLTAGGTVHLTSLEEAEVQPSLIKATPSHLPLLTNLAATASPSHTLILGGEALHTDQLTDWRTQHPGAQIINAYGPTESTVNITDHRLDGTEEGPVPIGRPFANTQVYVLDSALRPVAPGTTGELYLAGEQLARGYLGRPALTAERFTANPHSSVPGARMYRTGDLAHWNHHGHLTYDGRADHQIKLRGHRIEPGEIETTLTAQTGITQATVQLREDQPGDQRLVAYLVTSTGYDENTVRDALVSALPDYMVPSALVTLDALPLTPNGKLDRTALPAPAYSASTTGRTPRTPREEILCTLYSEILSVNTVGIDDSFFDLGGHSLLATRLVSRIRTTLGRELPIRQLFETPTVAGLSRALDTSGTLRTALTARPRPERIPLSYAQQRLWFLHQLEGPTATYNIPTTLRLTGTLDTDALQSAFNDLLARHESLRTTYTEDDQGAQQIVLPVEAVATPFAVVDVAAEDVAERVAEAAAHAFDLGAEIPVRARLFRVSEREHVLLLLVHHIASDAWSRGPLAQDLTAAYTARCADDAPAWQPLPVQYADYALWQQEILGDDTDPDTLAGRQLAYWKQQLAGLPERLDLPTDRPRPATADHTGDRVTFTVPADLHTRLTELARETNTTAFMVIQAALAALLTRHGAGEDIPIGTPVAGRTDDATDHLIGFFVNTLVLRTDTSGNPTFRDLLTRVRDTDLTAYTHQDLPFERLVEALNPTRSLTHHPLFQTMLTLHNTQGTKTDRFAGLAAEVVASESVSARFDLSFALAEHFGADHSCAGMSGGVTYSTALFDRATVRDLADRLVRLLAAAVAHPGRSVGQLEIMDAAERRLVLQEWNDTAAEPPAASVTGLFERQARRSPGATALEFGEVRLSYAELNARANRLARHLVARGAAPGRFVAVALPRSAELVVTLLAVLKSGAAYLPIDPHYPADRVEYMLADAGPALTVTEPVAEAGLSGYGDADLGADELRGPVHGAHPAYTIYTSGSTGRPKGVVVPRGALDNFLADMGRRFTPGPGDRLLAVTTVGFDIAGLEIFLPLLHGAVLVLADEETARDPHALLHRVSASGITMVQATPSLWQGVAAVAGDELAGVRVLVGGEALPSELARALTDRARSVTNLYGPTEATIWATAADVAESGPVIGRPLANTSAYVLDSALRPVPVGVPGELYLAGEQLAQGYHLRPALTSERFTADPYGPAGTRMYRTGDLVCRRRDGALRYLSRVDQQVKLRGFRIELGEIEAELSRHPAVAESAVTVREDRPGDRRLVGYVVPKGPEGPEGPEGPEGQAGPTGPVPSARELRERLRGRLPEFMVPTAFVVLDALPLTPNRKLDRKALPAPEYDGEPVGRGPRDPREEILCALFAEVLGVARIGIDDGFFDLGGHSLLATRLVSRIRTALGVELSVRQFFETPTIAGLSGALDRAAGARAPLTARPRPERVPLSPAQQRLWFLHQFEGPSATYNMPTALRLSGPVDRAALERAIGDVLVRHESLRTVFAADDGGSWQVVLPADRAAGRLDVVDVTAGEVAERVGEAARHAFDLTADIPFLARLFRVSDTEHVLLLLIHHIAGDGWSMAPLARDLTAAYAARCAGAAPDWEPLPVQYADYALWQREVLGDESDPDSVAARQLAYWKDALAGLPEQLELPTDRPRPATAGYTGDRIAFTVPTALHARLTELARSTHSSLFMVVQAAFATLLTRLGAGEDIPVGTAVAGRNDAATEDLVGFFVNTLVLRTDTGGNPTFRELLGRVRERDLAAYAHQDVPFERLVEALNPARSLAHHPLYQVMITFNNTAGAGDRTAPASPDTPDVSGQAGALLNATRMTAGTGVAKFDLALTFGERHDPSGGPAGMRGSLEYRTELFDRETAESVISRLLGVLGSVTADPDRPIGGIGLLDPAERRQVLREWNDTARPQREGTLPRLFEEQVARTPRRPAFSAAGTTLTYAELNSRANRLAHLLAESGAGPEQVVAISLPPSVEMGVAVLAVLKTGAAYLPVDPGSPRERIATMAEDAAPVCALTTSAVPAGVFPAELPRLLLDDPDVTARLAVQPAHDLTDEDRTQPLSPWNAAYIIYTSGSTGRPKGVLVEHQPVLNYLAVSAELYPGVAGNALLHSPLSFDLTVTGLFAPLLNGGCVHLADLEELHERALDGEVPDLPQTTFLKATPSHLPLITGLPGVCVPDGELVLGGESLTGRAVRTLLAAHPGARVLNEYGPTETIVGCTTWRVEAPDDLADGVLTIGRPFPNTRMLVLDPYLQPVPAGVPGELYVSGVQLARGYLNRPGQSASRFVANPFEGPGERMYRTGDIVRWNRRGDLEFISRVDDQVKIRGFRVELGEVESALSRQPGVPEAVAVVREDRPGDRRLVAYLVTGAGPVPVPSDEELRERLRETLPDYMVPSAFVRLPELPLTGNGKLDRGRLPAPDYAAAGTGRAPVTAREELLCALFAEALGLESVGVDDGFFDLGGDSILSIQLVSRARAKGLTLSVRDIFEHQSVARVAEALELAEAQAADGAAGVPAGAVPGAAEEEAAASGPVPATPIMGWFAALGGPVAPFNQSVVVSVPADLDAERLVAALRALLDRHDSLRLRVAADWSMTVPEPEPGGTDAAGLLTRRAAGDVDDAGLHALVAEAGAAERDRLSPADGRMLRACHVDRGPDRPGLLVLVAHHLAVDAVSWRLLVPDLAAAYEGRPLSPAGTGWRRWASALRDLAGSPVTEAETDHWLDAARPAAEPADPVLDPARDTHARSGQVVLDLDPDTTDALLTWVPGVFRAEINDLLLTAFGLAVADWRRDRGARGTAPVTVDLESHGRHEHLVPGADLTRTTGWFTSMHPVPLHPEVDDPDWAEVWDGGAAAGRALKRVKEQLRAVPRDGVGHGLLRHLNPRTRDRFAALPTPAYGFNYLGRHTGGRGGGAPGGGAGPEPWSVLGRGVAGQHPDTPLAHPVELVAGAHDTDAGPTLHSVWTYADAVLSETEVRRLGEGWFRALKALVEHAGRPEASGLTPSDVSLTSLSEDDISRLESEWGSL from the coding sequence GTGAGCCAGCAACCGACCCGTGCGCGCGGCAAGATCGAGGACATCCTTCCACTCTCCCCGCTGCAAGAGGGCTTCGTGTTCCTCGGGCTGCTGCACACCGAGGGGCCCGACCTCTACATCGGCCAGGTGGCCTTCGACCTGGAGGGCCCCTTCGACGGCGCCCGGATGCGCGAGGCGGCCCGGGCGCTGCTGCGCCGGCACGCCAACCTGCGCGCCGGGTTCCGGCAGCGCAAGAACGGGGCCTGGGCCCAACTGGTCCTGCGCGACGTCGACCTGCCGTGGCAGGACGCCGACCTGAGCACGCTGTCCGAGGAGGAGCGCCGGGCGGAGGCCGACCGGCTCGCGGCCGCCGACCGTGCCCGCCGTTTCGACCTGGGCCGGCCCCCGCTGCTGCGCTTCACCGCCATCCGGCTGTCCGCCGACCGCGTCCGCCTGGTGATGACCAACCACCACATCGTGCTGGACGGCTGGTCCATGCCGGTCCTGCTGCGCGAACTCATGGCGCTCTACGCCGCCGAGGGTGACCCCTCCGCGCTCCCCCGGGTCCGTCCCTACCGCGACTACCTGGCCTGGCTCGACGTCCGCGACCGGGACGCCGCCCGCGACGCCTGGCGGCGGTCCCTGTCCGGGCTCGACGAGGCCACCCTTCTCGCCCCGGACGCCGGCCCGGCGTCGACCGCTCCCTCGCAGGTGTCCTTCACCGTGGACTCCGAGGTCAGCGGCGCCCTGTCGGCCTGGGCTCGGGGCCAGGGCGTGACCATGAACACGGCGGTCCAGGGCGCCTGGGCCCTCGCGCTGGCCCAGGCCACCGGACGCGACGACGTCGTCTTCGGCGCCACCGTCTCCGGCCGCCCGCCCGAGCTGCCCGGCGTCGAGTCCATGATCGGCCTGTTCATCAACACCCTGCCCGTCCGCGCCCGCCTCGACCAGGCCGAACCCCTCGGCGACCTCTTCCGCCGCCTCCAGAACGAACAGGCCCGCCTCCTGGACCACCAGTGGCCCGGACTCGCCGACATCCAGCACTGGGCCGGACACGGCGAACTCTTCGACACCGCCATGGTCTTCCAGAACTACCCGGTCGAGGAGGGCGACCTCACCGCCCCCGCCGACCCGGACCGGCTCCGGGTCGCCTCGGCCGACATCAAGGGCGGCACGCACTTCGCCGTCAACGTCGTCGCGACGATGCGCGGCGCCGAACTGTCCTTCCGCGTCGACTACCGACCCGACCTCTACGACGAGGCGTACGCCCGCGACTTCGGCCGACGGATGCTACGGGTACTGGAAACCCTGATCTCCGACCCGGACCGTCCCGTGGCCCACCTGGACACCCTCGACCCGGCCGCACGGGAGCGGGTCCTGGTGGAGTGGAACGGGGCCCCGACCGAGCTTCCCGGAACGCCGCTGCACGAACTGATCAGCGAGCAGGCCCGGTTGACGCCGGACGCCGTGGCGGTGGTGTGCGACGGCACCTCCCTGACCTACGCCGAACTGGACCGGCGCGCCAACCAGCTCGCCCGGCACCTGCTCGAACAGGGGCTCGGTGCAGAGGACTTCGTCGCGATCGCGCTGCACAAGTCCCTGGACGCCGTCACCAGCATGCTGGCCGTGCTCAAGACCGGCGCGGCCTACCTGCCCATCGACCCGGACTACCCCGCCGAACGCATCACCTACATGCTCGACGACGCCCGACCGGCGCTCACCCTCAGGGAGCCCATACCGGCGGCTGCATACGGTCACCGGCCCACCGACGACGTCACGGACGCGGAACGACGGACGCCCTGGTCAGCACGCCATGCCGCGTACATGATCTACACCTCCGGCTCGACCGGCCGCCCCAAGGGCGTCGTCATCGAACACCATGCCCTGGCCACCTACCTCCACCGCGCCCGCAGCACGTATTCCGCCATGACCGGCGTGACCGTCCTGCACTCCCCGCTGGCCTTCGACCTCACCATCACCGCCCTGTGGACGCCTCTCACCGCCGGCGGCACGGTCCACCTGACCAGCCTGGAGGAGGCTGAGGTCCAGCCCAGCCTGATCAAGGCCACACCCAGCCACCTCCCCCTGCTCACCAACCTGGCAGCCACGGCGTCCCCGTCCCACACCCTCATCCTCGGCGGCGAAGCCCTCCACACCGACCAGCTGACCGACTGGCGCACCCAGCACCCCGGCGCCCAGATCATCAACGCCTACGGACCCACCGAATCCACCGTCAACATCACCGACCACCGCCTCGACGGCACGGAAGAAGGCCCCGTCCCCATCGGACGGCCCTTCGCCAACACCCAGGTCTACGTCCTCGACTCAGCCCTGCGGCCCGTCGCCCCCGGCACCACCGGAGAGCTGTACCTCGCCGGAGAACAACTCGCCCGCGGCTACCTCGGCCGCCCCGCCCTCACCGCCGAACGCTTCACCGCCAACCCCCACAGCAGCGTTCCCGGCGCCCGCATGTACCGCACCGGCGACCTCGCCCACTGGAACCACCACGGCCACCTCACCTACGACGGACGCGCCGACCACCAGATCAAACTCCGCGGCCACCGCATCGAACCCGGCGAAATCGAAACCACCCTCACCGCACAGACCGGCATCACCCAAGCCACCGTCCAACTCCGTGAGGACCAGCCGGGCGACCAGCGCCTCGTCGCCTACCTGGTCACCTCCACCGGATACGACGAGAACACCGTGCGCGACGCCCTGGTCAGCGCACTGCCCGACTACATGGTCCCCAGCGCACTCGTCACCCTCGACGCCCTCCCCCTCACCCCCAACGGCAAACTCGACCGCACCGCCCTCCCCGCCCCCGCCTACTCGGCATCCACCACCGGACGAACCCCCCGCACCCCCCGCGAGGAAATCCTCTGCACCCTGTACTCGGAGATCCTCTCGGTGAACACCGTGGGCATCGACGACAGCTTCTTCGACCTCGGCGGGCACTCCCTCCTCGCCACCCGCCTGGTGAGCCGCATCCGCACCACCCTCGGGCGGGAGCTGCCGATCCGGCAGCTTTTCGAGACGCCGACCGTCGCTGGCCTCTCCCGTGCCCTGGACACGTCCGGCACCCTGCGCACCGCGCTCACCGCGAGGCCGCGCCCCGAGCGCATCCCGCTCTCCTACGCCCAGCAACGCCTCTGGTTCCTCCACCAACTCGAAGGACCCACCGCCACCTACAACATCCCCACCACCCTCCGCCTCACCGGCACCCTCGACACCGACGCCCTGCAATCCGCGTTCAACGACCTCCTCGCCCGCCACGAAAGCCTGCGCACCACCTACACCGAGGACGATCAGGGCGCCCAGCAGATCGTGTTGCCCGTGGAGGCCGTCGCGACGCCGTTCGCCGTCGTCGACGTGGCCGCGGAGGACGTGGCGGAACGGGTGGCCGAGGCGGCGGCGCACGCCTTCGATCTGGGCGCGGAGATCCCGGTACGGGCGCGGCTGTTCCGGGTCTCGGAGCGGGAGCACGTCCTGCTGCTGCTCGTGCACCACATCGCCAGTGACGCCTGGTCCCGCGGCCCACTGGCCCAGGACCTCACCGCCGCCTACACCGCCCGCTGCGCCGACGACGCACCCGCCTGGCAGCCCCTCCCCGTCCAGTACGCCGACTACGCCCTGTGGCAGCAGGAGATCCTCGGCGACGACACCGACCCCGACACCCTCGCCGGCCGCCAGCTCGCCTACTGGAAACAGCAGCTCGCCGGCCTGCCCGAACGGCTCGACCTCCCCACCGACCGGCCCCGGCCCGCCACCGCCGACCACACCGGCGACCGCGTCACCTTCACCGTCCCCGCCGACCTGCACACCCGTCTGACCGAACTCGCCCGGGAGACCAACACCACGGCGTTCATGGTGATCCAGGCGGCGTTGGCGGCGTTGCTGACGCGGCACGGCGCGGGCGAGGACATCCCGATCGGCACCCCCGTCGCCGGACGCACCGACGACGCCACCGACCACCTCATCGGCTTCTTCGTCAACACCCTCGTCCTGCGCACCGACACCAGCGGCAACCCCACCTTCCGCGACCTCCTCACCCGAGTCCGCGACACCGACCTCACCGCCTACACCCACCAGGACCTCCCCTTCGAACGCCTCGTAGAAGCCCTCAACCCCACCCGCTCCCTCACCCACCACCCCCTCTTCCAGACGATGCTCACCCTGCACAACACGCAGGGCACGAAGACGGACCGGTTCGCCGGGCTGGCTGCGGAGGTGGTGGCGTCGGAGTCGGTGTCGGCGCGCTTCGACCTGTCGTTCGCGCTGGCCGAGCACTTCGGTGCCGACCATTCCTGCGCGGGCATGAGCGGCGGCGTCACGTACAGCACGGCGCTCTTCGACCGTGCCACGGTGCGGGACCTCGCCGACCGGCTGGTGCGGTTGCTCGCGGCGGCGGTGGCGCACCCGGGGCGGTCCGTGGGGCAGTTGGAAATCATGGACGCGGCCGAACGGCGGCTGGTCCTTCAGGAGTGGAACGACACCGCGGCCGAGCCGCCGGCCGCGTCGGTGACCGGGCTCTTCGAGCGGCAGGCGCGGCGGTCGCCGGGGGCGACGGCCCTGGAGTTCGGCGAGGTGCGGCTGTCCTACGCGGAGCTGAACGCGCGCGCCAACCGGCTGGCCCGGCATCTCGTCGCGCGGGGCGCGGCGCCGGGCCGGTTCGTGGCCGTGGCGCTGCCCCGCTCGGCGGAGCTGGTCGTGACGCTGCTGGCGGTCCTCAAGTCCGGGGCCGCCTACCTGCCGATCGACCCGCACTACCCGGCCGACCGGGTGGAGTACATGCTGGCCGACGCGGGGCCCGCGCTCACGGTGACCGAACCGGTGGCGGAGGCCGGGCTGTCGGGGTACGGGGACGCGGACCTCGGGGCGGACGAGTTGCGGGGCCCGGTCCACGGGGCGCATCCGGCGTACACGATCTACACCTCGGGTTCCACGGGGCGGCCCAAGGGCGTGGTGGTGCCGCGCGGGGCGCTGGACAACTTCCTGGCCGACATGGGCCGGCGGTTCACGCCGGGGCCCGGTGACCGGCTGCTCGCCGTGACCACGGTGGGCTTCGACATCGCGGGCCTGGAGATCTTCCTCCCGCTGCTGCACGGCGCGGTGCTGGTGCTCGCGGACGAGGAGACCGCGCGCGACCCGCACGCGCTGCTGCACCGGGTGTCGGCGTCGGGGATCACCATGGTCCAGGCGACGCCGAGCCTGTGGCAGGGGGTCGCGGCCGTGGCCGGGGACGAGCTGGCCGGGGTGCGGGTGCTGGTGGGCGGGGAGGCGTTGCCGTCCGAGCTGGCGCGGGCGCTGACGGACCGCGCCCGCTCCGTGACGAACCTGTACGGGCCGACGGAGGCGACGATCTGGGCGACGGCGGCCGATGTCGCCGAGTCCGGGCCGGTCATCGGCCGGCCGCTCGCCAACACCTCGGCCTACGTGCTGGACTCGGCGCTGCGGCCGGTACCGGTCGGTGTGCCGGGCGAGTTGTATCTGGCCGGGGAGCAGTTGGCGCAGGGTTATCACCTGCGTCCCGCGCTGACGTCGGAGCGGTTCACCGCCGACCCGTACGGCCCGGCCGGTACCCGGATGTACCGCACGGGCGACCTGGTGTGCCGGCGCCGGGACGGTGCGCTGCGCTATCTGAGCCGGGTGGACCAGCAGGTCAAGCTGCGGGGTTTCCGTATCGAGCTCGGGGAGATCGAGGCGGAGCTGTCCCGGCATCCGGCGGTGGCCGAGTCCGCGGTGACGGTGCGCGAGGACCGGCCGGGCGACCGGCGGCTGGTCGGGTACGTCGTACCGAAGGGTCCGGAGGGTCCGGAGGGTCCGGAGGGGCCGGAGGGGCAGGCGGGTCCAACAGGTCCGGTGCCGAGCGCGCGGGAGCTGCGGGAGCGGCTGCGCGGACGGCTGCCGGAGTTCATGGTGCCGACGGCGTTCGTGGTGCTCGACGCGCTGCCGCTGACGCCGAACAGGAAGCTGGACCGCAAGGCGCTGCCCGCTCCGGAGTACGACGGCGAGCCGGTGGGCCGGGGGCCGCGGGATCCGCGCGAGGAGATCCTGTGCGCGCTGTTCGCCGAGGTGCTGGGCGTCGCCCGGATCGGCATCGACGACGGCTTCTTCGACCTGGGCGGGCACTCGCTGCTCGCCACCCGGCTGGTCAGCCGCATCAGGACGGCGCTGGGCGTCGAACTGTCCGTGCGCCAGTTCTTCGAGACGCCGACGATCGCCGGGCTCTCCGGCGCCCTGGACCGGGCGGCGGGCGCGCGGGCGCCGCTGACGGCCCGGCCGCGTCCGGAGCGGGTCCCGTTGTCGCCGGCGCAGCAGCGCCTGTGGTTCCTGCACCAGTTCGAGGGCCCGTCGGCGACGTACAACATGCCGACGGCGCTCCGGCTGTCCGGTCCGGTGGACCGGGCGGCGCTGGAGCGGGCGATCGGTGACGTGCTGGTCCGGCACGAGAGCCTGCGGACCGTGTTCGCGGCGGACGACGGGGGGTCGTGGCAGGTCGTGCTGCCCGCCGACCGGGCCGCCGGCCGCCTGGACGTGGTCGACGTGACCGCCGGGGAGGTGGCGGAGCGGGTCGGCGAGGCGGCCCGGCACGCCTTCGACCTGACGGCCGACATCCCGTTCCTGGCCCGGCTGTTCCGCGTCTCGGACACCGAGCACGTCCTGCTGCTGCTCATCCACCACATCGCGGGCGACGGCTGGTCGATGGCCCCGCTGGCCCGCGATCTCACGGCCGCGTACGCGGCGCGCTGCGCGGGCGCGGCACCGGACTGGGAGCCGCTGCCGGTGCAGTACGCCGACTACGCGCTGTGGCAGCGGGAGGTCCTCGGCGACGAGTCCGACCCCGACAGCGTGGCGGCGCGGCAGCTGGCCTACTGGAAGGACGCCCTGGCGGGGCTGCCGGAGCAGTTGGAGCTGCCCACCGACCGGCCCCGCCCGGCGACCGCCGGATACACCGGCGACCGCATCGCGTTCACGGTGCCGACGGCGCTGCACGCGCGGCTGACGGAGCTGGCGCGATCCACGCACTCCAGCCTGTTCATGGTGGTCCAGGCGGCGTTCGCCACGCTGCTGACGCGGCTGGGGGCGGGCGAGGACATTCCCGTCGGCACGGCGGTCGCGGGGCGCAACGACGCCGCCACCGAGGATCTCGTCGGCTTCTTCGTGAACACGCTGGTGCTGCGCACCGACACCGGCGGCAACCCGACCTTCCGCGAGCTGCTGGGCCGGGTGCGCGAGCGCGACCTGGCCGCGTACGCGCACCAGGACGTGCCGTTCGAGCGGCTGGTGGAGGCGCTGAACCCGGCGCGCAGTCTGGCCCACCACCCGCTGTACCAGGTGATGATCACCTTCAACAACACGGCCGGTGCGGGCGACCGCACCGCGCCCGCATCCCCGGACACCCCGGACGTGTCCGGGCAGGCCGGAGCGCTCCTGAACGCGACCCGGATGACGGCCGGTACTGGGGTGGCCAAGTTCGACCTGGCGCTGACCTTCGGCGAGCGGCACGACCCGTCGGGCGGTCCCGCGGGCATGCGCGGTTCGCTGGAGTACCGCACGGAGCTGTTCGACCGGGAGACCGCGGAGTCGGTGATCTCGCGGCTGCTCGGGGTGCTGGGCTCGGTCACCGCCGACCCGGACCGGCCGATCGGCGGGATCGGCCTGCTGGACCCGGCCGAGCGGCGCCAGGTGCTGCGGGAGTGGAACGACACCGCGCGCCCGCAGCGCGAGGGGACCCTGCCCCGGCTGTTCGAGGAGCAGGTCGCCAGGACTCCGCGCCGCCCGGCGTTCTCGGCCGCCGGGACGACGCTGACGTACGCCGAGCTGAACTCGCGTGCCAACCGGCTCGCCCATCTCCTCGCGGAGTCCGGGGCGGGCCCGGAGCAGGTGGTGGCGATCTCGTTGCCGCCGTCGGTGGAGATGGGCGTGGCGGTGCTCGCGGTGCTGAAGACGGGGGCCGCGTACCTGCCGGTCGACCCGGGCAGTCCGCGCGAGCGGATCGCCACCATGGCCGAGGACGCGGCGCCGGTGTGCGCGCTGACGACGTCGGCGGTCCCGGCCGGGGTGTTCCCGGCGGAGCTGCCCCGGCTGCTGCTCGACGACCCGGACGTCACCGCCCGGCTGGCGGTGCAGCCCGCGCACGACCTGACGGACGAGGACCGCACGCAGCCGCTGTCGCCGTGGAACGCGGCGTACATCATCTACACGTCGGGCTCCACGGGCCGCCCCAAGGGGGTGCTCGTGGAGCACCAGCCGGTGCTGAACTACCTGGCGGTGTCGGCGGAGCTGTACCCGGGCGTGGCGGGCAACGCGCTGCTGCACTCGCCGCTCTCCTTCGACCTGACGGTGACGGGTCTGTTCGCGCCGCTGCTGAACGGCGGCTGCGTGCACCTCGCGGACCTGGAGGAGCTGCACGAGCGGGCGCTGGACGGCGAGGTGCCCGACCTGCCGCAGACGACGTTCCTGAAGGCGACGCCGAGCCATCTGCCGCTGATCACCGGGCTGCCCGGGGTGTGCGTGCCGGACGGCGAGCTGGTCCTGGGCGGCGAGTCGCTGACCGGCCGCGCGGTGCGGACGCTGCTCGCGGCGCATCCGGGGGCGCGGGTCCTCAACGAGTACGGTCCGACCGAGACGATCGTGGGCTGCACGACCTGGCGGGTCGAGGCGCCGGACGACCTCGCGGACGGTGTGCTGACCATCGGCCGCCCGTTCCCCAACACGCGCATGCTGGTCCTCGACCCGTACTTGCAGCCCGTACCGGCCGGGGTGCCGGGCGAGTTGTACGTGTCCGGGGTGCAGCTGGCGCGCGGCTATCTGAACCGGCCCGGGCAGAGCGCATCCCGGTTCGTCGCCAACCCCTTCGAGGGGCCGGGCGAGCGGATGTACCGCACCGGCGACATCGTGCGCTGGAACCGGCGGGGCGACCTGGAGTTCATCAGCCGGGTCGACGACCAGGTGAAGATCCGCGGCTTCCGGGTGGAGCTGGGCGAGGTCGAGTCGGCCCTGTCGCGGCAGCCGGGGGTGCCGGAGGCGGTGGCCGTGGTGCGCGAGGACCGGCCGGGCGACCGGCGGCTGGTGGCGTACCTGGTGACCGGGGCCGGACCGGTGCCGGTGCCCTCGGACGAGGAGCTGCGGGAGCGGCTGCGCGAGACGCTGCCCGACTACATGGTGCCGTCGGCGTTCGTACGCCTGCCGGAGCTGCCGCTGACCGGCAACGGCAAACTGGACCGGGGGCGGCTGCCCGCACCGGACTACGCGGCCGCCGGCACGGGCCGGGCCCCGGTCACGGCGCGCGAGGAGCTGCTGTGCGCGCTGTTCGCCGAGGCGCTGGGCCTGGAGTCGGTCGGTGTCGACGACGGCTTCTTCGACCTGGGCGGCGACAGCATCCTGTCCATCCAGCTGGTCAGCCGGGCCCGCGCGAAGGGCCTCACGCTCTCCGTGCGGGACATCTTCGAGCACCAGAGCGTCGCCCGCGTCGCCGAGGCACTCGAACTCGCCGAGGCGCAGGCCGCCGACGGCGCGGCGGGGGTGCCGGCGGGCGCCGTACCGGGAGCGGCGGAAGAGGAGGCAGCGGCGAGCGGGCCGGTGCCCGCGACGCCGATCATGGGGTGGTTCGCCGCGCTGGGCGGGCCGGTCGCCCCGTTCAACCAGTCGGTGGTGGTGTCGGTGCCCGCGGACCTGGACGCGGAGCGGCTGGTGGCCGCCCTCAGGGCGCTCCTGGACCGGCACGACTCGCTGCGGCTGCGGGTCGCCGCGGACTGGTCGATGACCGTGCCCGAGCCCGAGCCCGGCGGCACGGACGCCGCCGGTCTCCTCACGCGCCGCGCGGCCGGGGACGTCGACGACGCCGGGCTGCACGCTCTGGTGGCCGAGGCGGGCGCCGCCGAGCGCGACCGGCTGTCCCCGGCCGACGGGCGGATGCTGCGGGCCTGCCACGTCGACCGGGGGCCGGACCGGCCGGGGCTGCTGGTCCTGGTCGCCCACCACCTGGCCGTGGACGCGGTCAGCTGGCGGCTGCTCGTGCCGGACCTGGCCGCCGCCTACGAGGGCCGCCCGCTCAGCCCGGCGGGCACCGGCTGGCGCCGGTGGGCGTCGGCGCTGCGGGACCTGGCCGGCTCCCCCGTCACCGAGGCCGAGACGGACCACTGGCTGGACGCGGCCCGCCCGGCCGCCGAGCCGGCGGACCCGGTACTGGATCCGGCGCGCGACACCCACGCCCGCTCGGGACAGGTCGTCCTCGACCTCGACCCGGACACCACCGACGCCCTGCTCACCTGGGTGCCCGGGGTGTTCCGGGCGGAGATCAACGACCTGCTGCTCACCGCGTTCGGGCTGGCCGTCGCCGACTGGCGGCGCGACCGGGGCGCCCGGGGCACGGCGCCCGTCACGGTGGACCTGGAGAGCCACGGCCGCCACGAGCACCTGGTGCCGGGCGCCGACCTCACCCGCACCACCGGCTGGTTCACCTCGATGCACCCGGTGCCGCTGCACCCCGAGGTCGACGACCCGGACTGGGCCGAGGTGTGGGACGGCGGGGCAGCGGCCGGGCGGGCCCTGAAGCGGGTCAAGGAGCAACTGCGCGCCGTCCCGCGCGACGGTGTGGGCCACGGCCTGCTCCGTCACCTCAACCCGCGCACCCGGGACCGTTTCGCCGCCCTGCCGACACCGGCGTACGGCTTCAACTACCTGGGCCGCCACACCGGCGGCCGGGGCGGCGGCGCACCGGGCGGCGGCGCCGGGCCCGAGCCGTGGAGCGTGCTCGGGCGGGGCGTGGCGGGGCAGCACCCCGACACCCCGCTGGCGCACCCGGTGGAACTGGTCGCGGGCGCCCACGACACCGACGCGGGGCCCACGCTGCACAGCGTGTGGACGTACGCGGACGCCGTGCTGTCCGAGACCGAGGTGCGGCGCCTGGGCGAGGGCTGGTTCCGGGCCCTGAAGGCGCTGGTCGAGCACGCCGGCCGGCCCGAGGCGAGCGGTCTGACCCCCTCGGACGTCTCCCTCACCTCGCTCAGCGAGGACGACATCTCCCGACTCGAGAGCGAATGGGGTTCCCTCTGA